One window of Microbacterium sediminis genomic DNA carries:
- a CDS encoding flagellar biosynthetic protein FliR: MNIPVDLAWLEATMLAAVRITAFLMIAPPFSHGAIPARVKAMLGIGLSLAIGTAVAPDYTPLETAGFFGALVLQLVTGALLGLLVLAVFSAVQAAGSLIDVFGGFQLAQAFDPQSMINGAQFTRLFQMTAIVLLFASDGYQLIIAGLARSFDAVPVDGVFQIAGPAELLTGVAGQLMLAAVQIAGPLVLVLFLADAGLGLVTRVAPALNAFALGFPLKIMLTLVLAGVVFLTLPGIVDALVRQALSLMGGVGS, translated from the coding sequence GTGAACATCCCGGTCGATCTCGCCTGGCTGGAGGCGACCATGCTCGCCGCGGTCCGGATCACGGCGTTCCTCATGATCGCCCCGCCGTTCTCGCACGGCGCGATCCCCGCGCGCGTGAAGGCGATGCTCGGCATCGGGCTCTCGCTCGCGATCGGCACCGCCGTCGCGCCCGACTACACGCCGCTCGAGACGGCCGGCTTCTTCGGGGCGCTCGTGCTGCAGCTCGTGACGGGGGCGCTGCTCGGCCTGCTCGTGCTGGCCGTGTTCTCGGCGGTGCAGGCCGCCGGCAGCCTCATCGACGTGTTCGGCGGCTTCCAGCTCGCACAGGCCTTCGACCCGCAGTCGATGATCAACGGCGCGCAGTTCACCCGCCTGTTCCAGATGACGGCGATCGTGCTGCTGTTCGCCTCGGACGGCTACCAGCTGATCATCGCCGGCCTCGCGCGCAGCTTCGATGCCGTGCCCGTGGACGGCGTGTTCCAGATCGCCGGGCCCGCCGAGCTGCTCACGGGCGTGGCCGGCCAGCTCATGCTCGCCGCCGTGCAGATCGCCGGGCCCCTCGTGCTCGTGCTCTTCCTCGCCGACGCCGGGCTCGGCCTCGTCACCCGCGTGGCGCCGGCGCTCAACGCCTTCGCGCTCGGGTTCCCGCTGAAGATCATGCTCACCCTCGTGCTGGCCGGCGTCGTCTTCCTCACCCTTCCCGGCATCGTCGACGCCCTCGTGCGCCAGGCCCTGAGCCTGATGGGGGGTGTGGGCTCGTGA
- the fliQ gene encoding flagellar biosynthesis protein FliQ — protein sequence MTPEAVLDIGMQGLIVGAKLAAPLLITALVVGFAISLLQSITQVQEVTLSFVPKLIGVGIALLVCGNWMIAEIIAFTNEMFARIPGLLAGG from the coding sequence ATGACCCCGGAGGCGGTCCTCGACATCGGCATGCAGGGGCTGATCGTCGGCGCCAAGCTGGCCGCTCCCCTGCTCATCACGGCGCTGGTGGTCGGCTTCGCGATCTCGCTGCTGCAGTCGATCACGCAGGTGCAGGAGGTCACGCTCTCGTTCGTGCCCAAGCTCATCGGCGTGGGCATCGCCCTGCTGGTGTGCGGCAACTGGATGATCGCCGAGATCATCGCGTTCACCAACGAGATGTTCGCCCGCATCCCCGGACTGCTCGCGGGCGGCTGA
- a CDS encoding FliO/MopB family protein: MLGLLWYLQRRLTKRTGQPGAGITVVSRQALGGKAQLVVVEVEGTRYVLGVTEQGVSVIDRDRAPHQISAPATAPAEPLPEAPRPDHAPLRRDRRASHEELDLLRGSILSPATWRQTAQALRRAR, from the coding sequence GTGCTCGGCCTGCTCTGGTACCTGCAGCGGCGCCTCACCAAGCGCACGGGGCAGCCGGGCGCGGGGATCACCGTGGTCTCGCGGCAGGCCCTCGGCGGCAAGGCGCAGCTCGTCGTCGTCGAGGTCGAGGGCACCCGCTACGTGCTCGGCGTGACGGAGCAGGGCGTGTCGGTCATCGACCGCGACCGCGCCCCGCATCAGATCTCGGCCCCCGCGACCGCCCCCGCCGAGCCGCTGCCCGAGGCGCCGCGGCCCGACCACGCCCCGCTGCGGCGGGATCGCCGCGCGAGCCACGAGGAGCTCGATCTCCTGCGCGGCTCGATCCTCTCCCCCGCGACCTGGCGGCAGACGGCGCAGGCCCTGCGGCGCGCGCGATGA
- the fliN gene encoding flagellar motor switch protein FliN produces MTPIAHESAVAAAFAARLPTTSEITASASHATSDTGDAIIVSYVGEAGAELAALILDHDILADGQPEAPLEDRLHEAIEAAAATLGPGVLRETRIGDASALFAHPQAKVFDLQDETGRTVGRLAVRVSQVPAAGSATVPSRRLQRIAGVEMDLTVEIGRTRMAVRDVLDLAPGRIVELDRSAGAPADIKLNGRLIAHGEIVVVDQDYAVRITRILENAEV; encoded by the coding sequence GTGACCCCCATCGCCCACGAGTCCGCCGTCGCCGCCGCGTTCGCCGCGCGCCTGCCCACCACCTCCGAGATCACCGCGAGCGCCTCGCACGCCACGAGCGACACCGGCGACGCGATCATCGTGTCGTACGTCGGCGAGGCCGGCGCCGAGCTGGCCGCGCTGATCCTGGACCACGACATCCTCGCCGACGGCCAGCCGGAGGCGCCGCTCGAGGACCGGCTGCACGAGGCGATCGAGGCCGCGGCGGCCACGCTCGGCCCCGGCGTGCTGCGCGAGACCCGCATCGGCGACGCCTCGGCGCTGTTCGCCCACCCGCAGGCCAAGGTGTTCGACCTGCAGGACGAGACCGGCCGCACGGTCGGCCGCCTCGCCGTCCGCGTGAGCCAGGTGCCCGCCGCCGGCAGCGCCACCGTGCCGTCGCGCCGCCTGCAGCGCATCGCCGGCGTCGAGATGGACCTCACGGTCGAGATCGGCCGCACCCGCATGGCCGTGCGCGACGTGCTCGACCTCGCACCCGGGCGCATCGTCGAGCTGGACCGCTCGGCCGGCGCCCCCGCCGACATCAAGCTCAACGGCCGGCTCATCGCCCACGGCGAGATCGTCGTCGTCGACCAGGACTACGCGGTGCGGATCACCCGCATCCTCGAGAACGCCGAGGTCTGA
- a CDS encoding FliM/FliN family flagellar motor switch protein — MVIDVRAPAAPPEAAIEVYDFGRPATLAREHSRALELAFETFARQWATQLTDKIRLRAHVAVESVDLQTYAEYADGLPQTTTVVVGSVPDHEASSIVQFPLSAALSWIIQMVGGRPVEVTEERPLTPIEQALIRHLMTGVLEHLSHALTGLFPAGLTVSGIQYNPQFAQLASAADLVIVARFSLRLGERTVPASVMLPAELVLERLTSASPAAPPALAPGLVRRQVEQTPLELALRLTPVAVRPADVLGLQVGDLIRIPHAEDRPLDLVAGDVAVATAAVGASGARLACVITSLPAASAPDEPVPSEEPR, encoded by the coding sequence GTGGTCATCGACGTGCGCGCTCCCGCGGCCCCTCCCGAGGCGGCGATCGAGGTGTACGACTTCGGTCGTCCCGCCACCCTCGCCCGCGAGCACTCCCGCGCCCTCGAACTGGCGTTCGAGACCTTTGCGCGCCAGTGGGCCACGCAGCTGACCGACAAGATCCGCCTGCGCGCGCACGTCGCCGTCGAATCGGTGGACCTGCAGACCTACGCCGAGTATGCCGACGGGCTGCCGCAGACCACCACCGTCGTGGTCGGCTCCGTGCCCGACCACGAGGCCAGCAGCATCGTGCAGTTCCCGCTGTCGGCGGCGCTGTCGTGGATCATCCAGATGGTCGGCGGGCGCCCGGTCGAGGTCACCGAGGAGCGCCCCCTCACCCCCATCGAGCAGGCCCTGATCCGGCACCTCATGACCGGCGTGCTCGAGCACCTCTCGCACGCCCTGACGGGGCTGTTTCCCGCCGGACTCACGGTGAGCGGCATCCAGTACAACCCGCAGTTCGCGCAGCTCGCCTCGGCCGCCGACCTCGTCATCGTCGCCCGGTTCTCGCTGCGCCTCGGCGAGCGCACCGTCCCGGCGAGCGTCATGCTGCCGGCCGAGCTGGTGCTCGAGCGGCTGACCAGCGCGTCGCCGGCCGCCCCGCCCGCCCTCGCGCCGGGCCTCGTGCGCCGCCAGGTGGAGCAGACGCCGCTGGAGCTGGCGCTGCGGCTCACCCCGGTCGCCGTCCGCCCGGCCGACGTGCTGGGGCTGCAGGTGGGCGACCTCATCCGCATCCCGCACGCCGAGGACCGCCCGCTCGATCTCGTCGCCGGCGACGTCGCCGTCGCCACCGCCGCCGTCGGCGCGAGCGGGGCCCGCCTCGCCTGCGTCATCACGTCCCTGCCGGCCGCATCCGCGCCGGATGAGCCCGTCCCCTCCGAGGAGCCACGGTGA
- a CDS encoding OmpA/MotB family protein, with amino-acid sequence MASYLDMITVLMCLFIVLFAMSSVDQQKFEQLRDSLATGFGQEPSEDVDTAGLVLPEELQAEDGGHAANTDLAAAQAEVDHLEELRSRLEGALEARGLAGTAEFVIDDRGLTVGLVGAETFFQTNSTVLSDKAVAVLDALGGVLVEVDNEISIEGHADYRAPVAPFPTNWELSSGRATQVLRHLVEADGLRGDRVQAVGFGDTRPIAEGTDDAALARNRRVDIVVLSNAEEEVRALIPSVTAAAPPG; translated from the coding sequence ATGGCCTCGTACCTCGACATGATCACGGTGCTGATGTGCCTGTTCATCGTGCTCTTTGCCATGTCGAGCGTGGACCAGCAGAAGTTCGAGCAGCTGCGCGACTCGCTCGCCACCGGCTTCGGCCAGGAGCCCAGCGAGGACGTCGACACCGCCGGTCTCGTGCTGCCCGAGGAGCTGCAGGCCGAGGACGGCGGCCACGCGGCCAACACCGATCTCGCCGCCGCGCAGGCCGAGGTGGACCACCTCGAGGAGCTGCGCTCGCGGCTCGAGGGCGCCCTGGAGGCCCGGGGGCTCGCCGGCACCGCCGAGTTCGTCATCGACGACCGGGGCCTCACCGTCGGGCTGGTGGGCGCGGAGACGTTCTTCCAGACCAACAGCACGGTGCTCAGCGACAAGGCCGTCGCGGTGCTCGACGCGCTCGGCGGCGTGCTCGTGGAGGTCGACAACGAGATCTCGATCGAGGGCCACGCCGACTACCGGGCACCGGTCGCGCCGTTCCCCACCAACTGGGAGCTGTCGTCCGGCCGCGCCACCCAGGTGCTGCGGCACCTCGTCGAGGCCGACGGGCTGCGAGGCGATCGCGTCCAGGCGGTCGGCTTCGGCGACACCCGGCCCATCGCCGAGGGGACCGACGACGCGGCCCTCGCGCGCAACCGACGCGTCGACATCGTCGTGCTCAGCAACGCGGAAGAGGAGGTGCGAGCCCTCATCCCCAGCGTGACGGCGGCAGCGCCGCCCGGGTGA
- a CDS encoding motility protein A, with translation MDLAFIAGIVLAFGSLYAMITLEHASLAALFLPAPMILVFGGTIAVGIASATVRDALAAVKALPRAVRGDRRTPASMIDQVVEYAEKARAEGLLSLEQLVPDVEDPFARRALQSIADGTDADELRMVLEDDIASTAARNRTASRFYATLGGYAPTVGIIGTVVSLTHVLEQLDAPDTLGPMIAAAFVATLWGLLSANFLWLPIGNRLQRLGELELERMTLVMEGMLAVQAGNPPHLVAERLQALVADRPAAAKAERPLPESIEAS, from the coding sequence ATGGACCTCGCCTTCATCGCCGGCATCGTGCTGGCGTTCGGCTCGCTCTACGCGATGATCACGCTGGAGCACGCGAGCCTGGCCGCCCTGTTCCTGCCGGCCCCGATGATCCTCGTCTTCGGCGGCACGATCGCCGTCGGCATCGCGAGCGCGACCGTGCGCGATGCGCTCGCGGCCGTCAAGGCGCTGCCGCGCGCCGTGCGCGGCGACCGCCGCACCCCGGCCTCGATGATCGACCAGGTCGTCGAGTACGCCGAGAAGGCGCGCGCCGAGGGCCTGCTTTCGCTCGAGCAGCTCGTGCCCGACGTCGAGGACCCGTTCGCCCGCCGCGCGCTGCAGAGCATCGCCGACGGCACCGACGCCGACGAGCTGCGCATGGTGCTCGAGGACGACATCGCCTCGACCGCCGCCCGCAATCGCACCGCCTCGCGCTTCTACGCCACCCTCGGCGGCTACGCCCCGACCGTCGGCATCATCGGCACCGTCGTCTCGCTCACGCACGTGCTGGAGCAGCTGGACGCCCCCGACACCCTCGGCCCCATGATCGCCGCGGCCTTCGTCGCCACCCTGTGGGGCCTGCTGTCGGCCAACTTCCTGTGGCTGCCCATCGGCAACCGCCTGCAGCGCCTGGGCGAGCTCGAGCTGGAGCGCATGACGCTCGTGATGGAGGGCATGCTCGCCGTGCAGGCCGGCAACCCGCCGCACCTCGTCGCCGAGCGGCTGCAGGCGCTCGTGGCCGATCGGCCCGCCGCGGCCAAGGCCGAGCGACCGCTGCCGGAGTCGATCGAGGCGTCATGA
- a CDS encoding flagellar FlbD family protein, protein MIVVTRLNRTRFAVNPDLIERIHESPDTTLVMVDGATFIVLEPMQEVIDRITGYRSRVLAAASDMRRSGDVAGVIG, encoded by the coding sequence ATGATCGTCGTCACGCGCCTGAACCGCACCCGGTTCGCCGTGAATCCGGATCTCATCGAGCGGATTCACGAGTCGCCGGACACCACGCTCGTCATGGTGGACGGAGCGACCTTCATCGTCCTGGAGCCGATGCAGGAGGTCATCGACCGCATCACCGGCTACCGCTCGCGGGTCCTCGCGGCGGCCTCCGACATGCGCCGCTCCGGCGACGTCGCGGGGGTGATCGGCTGA
- a CDS encoding flagellar hook protein FlgE has translation MLRSLYSGISGLRSHQTMLDVTGNNIANVNTTGFKGSSVEFQDTLSQLVRNSGLPQDDTGGSNPAQVGLGVQVAAITTNFAQGAAQSTGVPTHLMIAGDGFFVARAGAETSYTRNGAFSFDAQGRMVTADGAFVQGWTAQDGQIAPGAAIGDITLPVGAISPAAATTTARVTGNLPSDAEEGATLLRDITIYDAEGDASTLALEFTRTAAGWDVASGTAGAELQFTDGELTAGGTLTVGTITIDLSSITGYAELSTLKIDGQDGHPAGTLQSYALSEDGSLVGTFSNGATEVLARVALATFVNPGGLEKVGSSRYVPTVNSGAAQVGTAGVEGMGSLISGSLEMSNVDLSQEFTNLIVAQRGFQANARIITTSDEVLQELTNLKR, from the coding sequence ATGCTCCGCTCGCTCTACTCCGGAATCTCCGGCCTCCGCTCGCACCAGACCATGCTCGATGTCACGGGCAACAACATCGCCAACGTCAACACCACGGGCTTCAAGGGCTCCTCGGTGGAGTTCCAGGACACGCTCTCGCAGCTCGTGCGCAACTCGGGCCTGCCGCAGGACGACACGGGCGGCAGCAACCCGGCCCAGGTCGGCCTCGGCGTGCAGGTCGCCGCGATCACCACGAACTTCGCGCAGGGCGCGGCGCAGTCGACCGGCGTGCCCACGCACCTCATGATCGCCGGCGACGGCTTCTTCGTCGCCCGCGCCGGGGCCGAGACCTCGTACACCCGCAACGGCGCGTTCTCGTTCGACGCGCAGGGCCGCATGGTCACCGCCGACGGCGCCTTCGTGCAGGGCTGGACGGCGCAGGACGGGCAGATCGCGCCCGGCGCGGCGATCGGCGACATCACGCTGCCGGTCGGCGCCATCTCGCCCGCCGCGGCCACGACCACCGCGCGCGTCACGGGCAACCTGCCCTCCGACGCCGAGGAGGGCGCGACGCTGCTGCGCGACATCACGATCTACGACGCCGAGGGCGACGCCTCCACCCTCGCGCTCGAGTTCACCCGCACCGCCGCCGGCTGGGATGTCGCCAGCGGCACCGCGGGCGCCGAGCTGCAGTTCACCGACGGCGAGCTCACCGCGGGCGGCACGCTGACGGTCGGCACCATCACGATCGACCTGTCGTCGATCACCGGCTACGCCGAGCTGTCGACGCTCAAGATCGACGGCCAGGACGGCCACCCCGCCGGCACGCTGCAGTCGTACGCGCTGTCGGAGGACGGCAGCCTCGTCGGCACGTTCAGCAACGGCGCGACCGAGGTGCTCGCGCGCGTCGCGCTGGCGACGTTCGTCAACCCCGGCGGCCTGGAGAAGGTCGGCTCCTCGCGCTACGTGCCGACCGTCAACTCCGGCGCCGCGCAGGTCGGCACCGCCGGCGTCGAGGGCATGGGCTCGCTCATCAGCGGCTCGCTCGAGATGTCGAACGTCGATCTCTCGCAGGAGTTCACCAACCTCATCGTCGCGCAGCGCGGCTTCCAGGCGAACGCCCGCATCATCACCACGAGCGACGAGGTGCTCCAGGAGCTGACCAACCTCAAGCGCTGA
- a CDS encoding flagellar hook capping FlgD N-terminal domain-containing protein has protein sequence MPTVEPVSASGLYTGSTGSTERKQTLDSEVFLQLLVTQLQNQDPSSPMDTNEMIAQSTQLAMMEQLTALSSTSTETFALTMRQAATDLIGREISYLDAEGATHTGVVSSVSFASGTPQVSIGDITVPLDAVAGVAAP, from the coding sequence ATGCCCACCGTCGAACCCGTCTCCGCGAGCGGCCTGTACACCGGCTCGACCGGATCCACCGAGCGCAAGCAGACCCTCGACTCCGAGGTGTTCCTGCAGCTGCTGGTCACGCAGCTGCAGAACCAGGACCCGTCCTCGCCCATGGACACCAACGAGATGATCGCCCAGAGCACGCAGCTGGCGATGATGGAGCAGCTCACCGCGCTGTCGTCCACCTCGACCGAGACCTTCGCGCTCACGATGCGCCAGGCCGCCACCGACCTCATCGGCCGCGAGATCTCCTACCTCGACGCCGAGGGCGCCACCCACACCGGCGTCGTGTCGTCGGTCTCCTTCGCCTCGGGCACCCCGCAGGTGTCCATCGGCGACATCACCGTCCCGCTCGACGCCGTCGCCGGCGTCGCCGCCCCGTGA
- a CDS encoding NlpC/P60 family protein gives MSVAAISERIGTIQSLIQELANPAASTGAATGTAQAAGTTATDFASALRTLGALPDTSDGVTGEDIVEQATQYLGVPYVFGGEDETGMDCSGLVQRVLADLGIDAPRVVQDQADIGVEVPSLEEAQPGDLIVTKDEGHIVIYAGDGKIIHAPRPGKDVQLVDNYLSPSEIGTIRRVVPAASEAAPATASLAGLTSLPSSDLLSVMQVLFAGGADAAGDDALGSLSATLAPIAAALEARAAAASTAAVATPAPALVASAAAAAAMATPVAPTSDDPAPSRRDDLAVATAAPASAPDTRAASAPAAATAPRPALAPQLSPPLVSLAQAGDGDHQLTLTVSPDDLGPVTVRAHISGDVMRIELLAPSDAGRDAIRHILGDLRRDLAAAAPHASLTLASGDGSATAQSGADTGSAARDGGSGRSQGEASPRGPVAREAVPVPVAAPIVPLSHTATSFDVLA, from the coding sequence ATGAGCGTCGCAGCCATCAGCGAGCGGATCGGCACGATCCAGTCGCTCATCCAGGAGCTCGCGAACCCGGCGGCCTCGACGGGCGCCGCCACCGGCACCGCGCAGGCGGCCGGCACGACGGCCACCGACTTCGCCAGCGCGCTGCGCACGCTCGGGGCGCTGCCTGACACGAGCGATGGCGTCACGGGCGAGGACATCGTCGAGCAGGCGACGCAGTACCTCGGGGTGCCGTACGTGTTCGGCGGCGAGGACGAGACCGGCATGGACTGCTCGGGCCTCGTGCAGCGCGTGCTCGCCGACCTCGGCATCGACGCCCCGCGCGTCGTCCAGGACCAGGCCGACATCGGCGTGGAGGTGCCCTCGCTCGAGGAGGCGCAGCCGGGCGACCTCATCGTCACGAAGGACGAGGGGCACATCGTCATCTACGCCGGCGACGGCAAGATCATCCACGCCCCGCGCCCCGGCAAGGACGTGCAGCTGGTCGACAACTACCTCTCGCCGTCGGAGATCGGCACCATCCGCCGCGTCGTGCCCGCCGCGAGCGAGGCCGCCCCGGCGACGGCGTCGCTGGCCGGGTTGACGTCGCTGCCGTCGTCCGATCTGCTCTCGGTCATGCAGGTGCTCTTCGCGGGCGGAGCGGACGCCGCCGGCGACGACGCGCTCGGCTCGCTGAGCGCCACGCTCGCGCCGATCGCCGCCGCGCTCGAGGCCCGCGCCGCGGCGGCGAGCACGGCCGCGGTCGCCACCCCGGCCCCGGCCCTCGTGGCCTCGGCCGCGGCGGCCGCGGCGATGGCCACCCCCGTCGCGCCGACCTCCGACGACCCCGCCCCGTCGCGCCGCGACGACCTCGCGGTCGCCACCGCCGCCCCGGCGAGCGCGCCGGACACGCGGGCCGCCTCGGCCCCGGCCGCCGCCACCGCACCGCGGCCGGCGCTCGCGCCGCAGCTGTCGCCGCCGCTCGTCTCGCTGGCGCAGGCCGGCGACGGCGATCACCAGCTCACGCTGACCGTCTCGCCCGATGACCTCGGCCCCGTCACGGTCCGCGCGCACATCAGCGGCGACGTCATGCGGATCGAGCTGCTGGCGCCGTCCGACGCCGGTCGCGACGCGATCCGGCACATCCTCGGCGACCTGCGCCGCGACCTCGCCGCGGCGGCCCCGCACGCGTCGCTCACCCTGGCCTCGGGCGACGGCTCTGCCACCGCGCAGTCCGGCGCCGACACCGGATCGGCTGCCCGCGACGGCGGCTCCGGTCGCTCGCAGGGCGAGGCGTCGCCGCGCGGGCCGGTCGCCCGCGAGGCCGTGCCGGTGCCCGTCGCCGCCCCGATCGTCCCCCTCTCCCACACCGCCACGTCGTTCGACGTGCTCGCCTGA
- a CDS encoding flagellar FliJ family protein: MTPPFSLAGLLRLRGVQERAAAERLSRAAVTARQSEAREHRTRTALADSADAAVDVRSLAAIAASRAAARARIGELALIADAQRDDVDAARRAHTEAKRRALGLEKLEAAHRERERRGELRAEQSALDEIATGRWAIASARQEGAA; encoded by the coding sequence ATGACCCCGCCGTTCTCCCTCGCCGGCCTGCTGCGGCTGCGCGGCGTGCAGGAGCGCGCCGCTGCCGAGCGGCTCTCGCGCGCCGCCGTGACCGCCCGCCAGTCCGAGGCCCGCGAGCATCGCACGCGCACCGCGCTCGCCGACAGCGCGGACGCCGCCGTCGACGTGCGCTCGCTCGCGGCGATCGCCGCCTCCCGCGCGGCGGCGCGCGCCCGCATCGGCGAGCTCGCCCTCATCGCGGACGCCCAGCGCGACGATGTCGACGCGGCCCGCCGCGCGCACACCGAGGCCAAGCGCCGCGCCCTCGGGCTCGAGAAGCTCGAGGCCGCGCACCGCGAGCGCGAGCGGCGCGGCGAGCTGCGGGCCGAGCAGTCCGCGCTCGACGAGATCGCCACCGGCCGCTGGGCCATCGCATCGGCACGACAGGAGGGGGCGGCATGA